Proteins encoded in a region of the Photobacterium angustum genome:
- the aroF gene encoding 3-deoxy-7-phosphoheptulonate synthase, translating into MIIVLKPQATEADAKSLLAKIASVGLKPLYMPGSERIVLGALGDERVLQSLNIEANPLVETVKPILTKYKLVSREVQAHNTVVRFGSAAVGGDRFAVIAGPCSVESEQQLLSVAEMVKSHGAMALRGGAYKPRTSPYDFQGLGIEGLKLLKKANDMLGIPTVSEVMDVSQVEKMTQYIDCFQIGARNMQNYGLLKIIGESKKPILLKRGLSATIEELLLAAEYIYDAGNPNIILCERGIRTFETATRNTLDLNAVAYLKQHTHLPVLVDPSHGTGIRELVIPLSRAAAAVGADGIIVESHLNPCEALSDGHQALTAPMFEQLMQELKPFVEAAGRTL; encoded by the coding sequence ATGATTATTGTCTTAAAACCGCAAGCAACAGAAGCTGATGCCAAAAGCCTACTGGCTAAAATCGCCAGTGTCGGATTAAAACCGCTCTATATGCCTGGCAGTGAACGCATTGTTTTAGGTGCATTAGGTGATGAACGTGTTTTACAAAGCTTAAATATCGAAGCGAACCCTTTGGTTGAAACGGTAAAACCCATTTTAACTAAATACAAATTAGTTAGCCGAGAAGTCCAAGCCCACAACACAGTGGTACGTTTTGGCTCTGCTGCGGTCGGTGGCGATCGTTTTGCTGTTATTGCAGGCCCTTGCTCTGTCGAATCAGAACAACAATTATTGTCTGTTGCTGAAATGGTGAAGTCTCATGGTGCTATGGCACTGCGAGGTGGAGCATATAAACCTCGCACCAGCCCTTATGATTTCCAAGGATTAGGTATTGAAGGGTTAAAATTGTTAAAAAAAGCCAATGACATGCTCGGTATACCTACCGTATCTGAAGTCATGGATGTGAGCCAAGTTGAAAAAATGACTCAATATATTGATTGTTTTCAAATTGGTGCGAGAAATATGCAAAACTATGGCTTGTTAAAAATTATCGGTGAAAGTAAAAAACCGATCTTGCTCAAACGCGGACTTTCAGCCACTATCGAGGAATTGCTACTCGCTGCTGAATATATTTATGATGCAGGTAACCCAAATATCATTTTGTGTGAACGTGGTATTAGAACGTTTGAGACAGCAACGAGAAATACATTGGATCTCAATGCGGTCGCTTATTTAAAGCAACATACCCATTTGCCCGTGCTGGTAGACCCAAGCCATGGAACAGGTATTCGTGAGTTAGTGATCCCACTCTCACGCGCAGCGGCTGCTGTTGGCGCCGATGGCATCATTGTCGAATCACATTTAAATCCATGTGAAGCCTTATCTGATGGTCATCAAGCATTAACCGCACCAATGTTTGAACAATTAATGCAGGAATTAAAACCGTTTGTGGAAGCGGCAGGGAGAACGCTGTGA
- a CDS encoding anthranilate synthase component 1, with amino-acid sequence MNTHSIGNHPLGQNTLAANEIDLLSLDVPYVADPTELYFSVCGDRPHNLLLESAEVDSKQDLKSLMLVDAAVRIVCRGKEVTLEALTSNGVNVITHLQSQLPNDIHAALNGKTLTLVFPSHAHDIDEDSRLRQTSSFDALRLIQHAFDTKHHPKEALFLGGLFAYDLVAGFEPLPEVKQDNNCPDYIFYIAETLLIIDHQRRKGTLQATLFGGEHYTNSYHDLSRRLQTIKEICLNPQPVPPAQVLDKCEPEASISDEDFCQTVNDLKQYVINGDVFQVVPSRQFTLPCPSTLAAYKALKIGNPSPYMFFLQDSEFTLFGASPESALKYCSDSNQVEIYPIAGTRPRGKNSDGSINLDLDGRIELELRCDKKENAEHMMLVDLARNDVARISEAGSRYVADLLKVDRYSHVMHLVSRVVGQLRGDLDALHAYQACMNMGTLTGAPKIRAMQLIRDVEQRRRGSYGGAVGYLTGHGDMDTCIVIRSAYVENGIASVQAGAGVVYDSIPQAEADETRGKAQAVINAIRTAHQG; translated from the coding sequence GTGAATACTCACTCAATAGGAAATCATCCACTAGGGCAAAATACATTAGCTGCTAATGAGATCGATCTTCTCAGCCTTGATGTACCTTATGTTGCCGATCCCACTGAACTGTACTTTTCAGTTTGTGGCGATCGCCCGCACAACCTTTTATTAGAATCAGCAGAAGTTGATTCTAAGCAAGATTTAAAGAGCTTAATGCTTGTTGATGCTGCAGTACGTATTGTTTGCCGCGGTAAAGAAGTCACGTTGGAAGCACTAACAAGTAATGGTGTGAATGTCATTACGCATTTACAAAGCCAACTGCCTAACGATATTCATGCAGCACTCAATGGAAAAACATTAACATTAGTATTTCCATCCCACGCTCATGATATTGATGAGGATAGCCGCTTACGCCAAACTTCATCATTCGATGCTCTACGTTTGATCCAACATGCCTTTGATACCAAGCACCACCCAAAAGAAGCCTTATTCTTAGGTGGTCTATTTGCGTATGACTTAGTCGCTGGTTTTGAGCCGCTACCAGAAGTGAAGCAAGACAATAACTGTCCTGACTATATTTTCTATATTGCCGAAACCTTGTTGATTATCGATCACCAACGTCGTAAAGGCACGCTGCAAGCAACTTTATTTGGTGGCGAGCACTACACCAATAGCTATCATGATTTGAGTCGTCGCCTTCAAACGATTAAAGAGATCTGTTTAAACCCTCAGCCTGTGCCACCCGCACAAGTATTAGACAAATGTGAACCAGAGGCGTCTATTAGTGATGAAGATTTCTGCCAAACGGTTAACGATCTTAAACAATACGTTATCAATGGCGATGTGTTCCAAGTCGTGCCGTCACGCCAATTTACTTTGCCATGCCCTTCAACACTCGCGGCATATAAAGCATTGAAAATTGGTAACCCAAGCCCTTATATGTTCTTTTTACAAGACTCAGAATTTACCTTGTTTGGCGCCTCTCCTGAAAGTGCACTGAAATATTGTTCAGATTCAAACCAAGTAGAGATATACCCGATTGCTGGTACTCGACCACGAGGCAAAAACAGCGACGGATCAATTAACCTTGATTTAGATGGTCGCATTGAATTAGAGCTACGTTGCGATAAAAAAGAGAATGCTGAACACATGATGCTAGTGGATCTAGCACGTAATGATGTTGCAAGGATCAGTGAAGCAGGTAGCCGCTATGTAGCAGATTTACTGAAAGTTGATCGCTACAGCCATGTGATGCACTTAGTTTCTCGTGTGGTAGGCCAATTGCGAGGCGATCTTGATGCCCTTCATGCGTATCAAGCCTGTATGAACATGGGCACATTAACAGGGGCACCGAAAATCCGAGCTATGCAGCTTATCCGTGATGTTGAACAACGTCGTCGTGGTAGTTATGGCGGTGCTGTCGGTTATCTCACTGGTCACGGTGATATGGATACTTGTATCGTGATCCGCTCAGCCTATGTTGAGAATGGTATTGCGAGTGTTCAAGCTGGTGCTGGCGTGGTTTACGACTCCATTCCACAAGCAGAAGCCGATGAAACGCGTGGCAAAGCGCAAGCGGTCATTAACGCTATTCGCACAGCACATCAAGGTTAA
- a CDS encoding aminodeoxychorismate/anthranilate synthase component II, with amino-acid sequence MTNAIPAHIVLLDNFDSFTYNLVDQFRSLGHPVTIYRNNLTAEQVENALSAKSNPVLVLSPGPGVPADAGCMPELIQRVKGKVPMIGICLGQQAIVEAYGGKVSGAGEIVHGKAAMMSHNQHAVFGNLPNPLSIARYHSLVATDVPDSLETIADVNGLVMAVLNEEDKVCGFQFHPESILTTQGAELLTQTLNWVTTSNGKNNSKH; translated from the coding sequence ATGACAAACGCAATCCCAGCCCATATTGTGCTACTCGACAACTTTGATTCGTTTACTTACAACCTTGTTGATCAATTTCGTTCTCTAGGTCATCCAGTAACGATTTACCGTAATAACTTAACGGCAGAGCAAGTAGAAAATGCACTTAGTGCTAAAAGCAATCCCGTTTTAGTGTTATCCCCCGGTCCTGGTGTGCCAGCTGATGCGGGATGTATGCCCGAACTGATCCAACGAGTGAAAGGAAAAGTACCAATGATTGGTATTTGCCTAGGACAACAAGCGATTGTTGAAGCTTACGGCGGAAAAGTTTCAGGCGCAGGTGAAATTGTCCATGGTAAAGCTGCAATGATGAGCCACAACCAACATGCAGTGTTTGGCAATTTACCGAATCCTCTCTCTATTGCACGTTACCATTCATTAGTTGCAACAGATGTGCCAGATAGTCTAGAGACTATCGCCGATGTCAATGGCTTAGTCATGGCAGTACTGAACGAAGAAGATAAGGTATGTGGCTTTCAATTCCACCCTGAGTCAATCCTAACGACACAAGGGGCGGAGCTTTTAACACAGACCTTAAATTGGGTAACAACATCTAACGGAAAGAATAATTCAAAGCATTAA
- the trpD gene encoding anthranilate phosphoribosyltransferase — protein sequence MDNKIYDIANKLYDQESLSQQESHTLFDAIIKGEVDPIILSAVLTSLKIKGETPQEIAGAASALVANANAFPSPDYDFADIVGTGGDGANTINISTTAAFVAAACGIKVAKHGNRGVSSKSGSSDLLDKFGINLAMTPENARGALDELGVCFLFAPEYHGGVRHAMPVRQTLKTRTIFNVLGPLINPAKPNIELMGVYDNSLVRPIAETMATMGMKRAAVVHGSGLDEVAIHGETHVAEIINGEITEYTLTPADFGLDTYPLEAIKGGEPEENRAIITNILTGKGTPAQVGAVAVNVALLLRLFGQEDLKQNTQQAIEVMQSGKAFELVEKLAARG from the coding sequence ATGGATAACAAAATTTACGATATTGCCAATAAACTCTACGATCAAGAATCTCTGAGCCAACAAGAGAGTCACACCCTATTTGATGCCATTATCAAGGGTGAGGTCGATCCCATTATTCTGTCGGCCGTTTTAACATCGTTGAAAATTAAAGGTGAAACACCACAAGAAATTGCTGGAGCCGCGAGCGCTTTAGTCGCTAACGCTAACGCCTTCCCAAGCCCAGATTATGACTTTGCCGATATCGTAGGGACAGGTGGTGATGGTGCCAATACCATCAACATTTCAACCACAGCAGCGTTTGTAGCTGCAGCGTGTGGTATTAAAGTGGCAAAACACGGTAACCGTGGCGTTTCAAGCAAATCTGGCTCTTCAGATCTGCTTGATAAATTTGGTATCAACCTTGCGATGACACCAGAAAACGCGCGTGGAGCACTAGATGAACTTGGTGTGTGTTTCTTATTCGCGCCTGAATATCACGGTGGTGTACGCCACGCTATGCCTGTACGTCAAACATTAAAGACTCGCACCATCTTCAATGTACTTGGGCCTTTAATTAACCCTGCAAAACCTAATATTGAACTTATGGGTGTTTACGACAATAGCCTCGTTCGTCCGATTGCAGAAACCATGGCTACCATGGGCATGAAACGTGCGGCTGTCGTTCACGGTAGTGGTTTAGATGAAGTGGCAATTCATGGTGAAACCCATGTTGCGGAAATCATTAATGGCGAAATCACCGAATACACTCTCACTCCTGCTGATTTCGGTTTGGATACCTACCCGTTAGAGGCGATTAAAGGCGGCGAACCTGAAGAGAACCGCGCCATTATCACTAACATTTTAACCGGTAAAGGTACGCCAGCCCAAGTTGGTGCAGTAGCAGTCAACGTAGCCCTGCTATTACGTTTATTCGGTCAAGAAGATCTTAAACAAAATACGCAACAAGCCATTGAAGTCATGCAATCAGGCAAAGCTTTTGAATTAGTAGAAAAATTGGCAGCACGAGGATAA
- the trpCF gene encoding bifunctional indole-3-glycerol-phosphate synthase TrpC/phosphoribosylanthranilate isomerase TrpF — METVLAKIVADKKIWVEARKESQPLDSFIHDLVPSDRDFYQALSSNTDNGVERPAFILECKKASPSKGLIRDDFNLDYIASVYNNYASAISVLTDEKYFQGNFGFLPQVRGQVRQPVLCKDFMVDTYQVYLARHYQADAILLMLSVLNDEEYQTLADVANQLNLGILTEVSNEEELERAINLKAKVVGINNRNLRDLSIDLDRTKQLAPKLSPDTIVISESGIYSNQEIRQLSQYANGFLIGSSLMAEDNLDLAVRRVLLGDNKVCGLTEAKDATIAYQNGAVYGGLIFVSNSPRCVDIEQARHVMTGAPLDYVGVFQNAELETIVDTAKQLVLSVVQLHGTETQQYINELKAQLPAQCKIWKAHGVSDALPDLSAYQVDKHLVDSKVGNQSGGTGTSFDWSLIQSGDRKGILLAGGLNADNAQQAAALGFDGLDLNSGVESAPGKKDPNKLSAAFAAIKNIKDDK, encoded by the coding sequence ATGGAAACAGTATTAGCAAAAATTGTTGCTGACAAAAAAATTTGGGTAGAAGCACGTAAGGAATCACAGCCACTTGATTCATTTATTCATGATCTCGTCCCAAGTGATCGTGACTTCTACCAAGCGTTATCATCCAATACTGATAATGGTGTAGAGCGCCCTGCATTCATTCTTGAATGTAAAAAAGCCTCACCATCAAAAGGCTTGATCCGAGACGATTTTAATCTTGATTACATTGCTAGTGTGTACAACAACTACGCTAGTGCGATTTCAGTTCTAACCGATGAAAAATACTTCCAAGGTAACTTTGGGTTTCTCCCTCAAGTCCGTGGTCAAGTACGCCAACCCGTACTATGTAAAGATTTCATGGTTGATACCTATCAAGTCTATTTAGCTCGTCACTATCAAGCTGATGCTATTTTGCTTATGTTGTCAGTCCTCAATGACGAGGAATACCAAACCCTTGCTGATGTTGCCAATCAATTAAATCTTGGCATTTTGACCGAAGTGAGTAACGAAGAAGAGCTTGAACGTGCAATTAACCTAAAAGCGAAAGTTGTCGGTATTAACAACCGTAATTTACGCGATTTAAGTATTGATTTAGACCGCACTAAACAGCTTGCACCGAAATTATCACCAGACACGATTGTGATTTCAGAGTCTGGCATTTATAGCAATCAAGAAATTCGCCAGTTATCTCAATATGCCAATGGCTTTTTAATTGGTAGCTCGTTAATGGCAGAAGATAACCTCGATCTTGCGGTACGCCGTGTATTACTTGGTGATAACAAGGTTTGCGGATTAACCGAAGCGAAAGACGCCACCATCGCTTACCAAAATGGTGCCGTTTACGGTGGTTTAATTTTTGTTTCTAACTCCCCTCGCTGTGTTGATATCGAGCAAGCACGCCATGTGATGACAGGTGCCCCACTCGATTATGTTGGTGTATTCCAAAATGCAGAGCTTGAAACAATTGTCGATACGGCAAAACAACTTGTACTAAGTGTTGTGCAACTACATGGCACAGAAACGCAGCAATACATTAATGAGCTAAAAGCACAACTTCCTGCTCAATGTAAAATTTGGAAAGCACACGGGGTATCAGATGCTTTACCTGATTTATCAGCATACCAAGTTGATAAACACCTTGTTGATAGTAAAGTAGGTAATCAAAGTGGTGGTACAGGGACAAGCTTCGACTGGTCGTTGATCCAAAGCGGCGATCGCAAAGGTATATTACTGGCTGGTGGCTTAAATGCAGACAATGCACAACAAGCGGCAGCATTAGGATTTGATGGCCTTGATTTAAATTCTGGCGTGGAAAGTGCGCCAGGTAAAAAAGACCCGAATAAATTGAGTGCGGCATTCGCGGCAATCAAAAATATTAAGGACGATAAATAA
- the trpB gene encoding tryptophan synthase subunit beta, which produces MSKLDAFFGEFGGQYVPQILVPALDQLEDAFIEAQQDPSFQQEFITLLKEYAGRPTALTLCQNLTKGTKTKLYLKREDLLHGGAHKTNQVLGQALLAKRMGKNEIIAETGAGQHGVATALACALLGLKCRVYMGAKDVERQSPNVFRMKLMGAEVIPVHSGSATLKDACNEAMRDWSASYDKAHYLLGTAAGPHPFPTIVREFQHIIGEETKAQILEKEGRLPDAVIACVGGGSNAIGMFSDFIEETDVKLIGVEPAGKGLDTDMHGAPLKHGTLGIFFGMKAPLMQDQHGQVEESYSVSAGLDFPSVGPQHAHLNATGRAEYGSVTDDEALDAFQLLARKEGIIPALESAHALAYAMKLIHAEPEKEQLLVVNLSGRGDKDIFTVHDILQEKGAL; this is translated from the coding sequence ATGAGTAAATTAGATGCCTTTTTTGGCGAATTTGGTGGTCAGTATGTACCACAAATTTTAGTACCTGCATTAGACCAATTGGAAGATGCGTTTATTGAAGCCCAGCAAGATCCAAGTTTTCAACAAGAATTTATTACACTACTTAAAGAATACGCTGGTCGTCCAACCGCCCTAACGCTATGTCAGAACTTGACGAAAGGGACGAAAACAAAGCTATACCTGAAACGTGAAGATTTATTACACGGTGGCGCGCACAAAACTAACCAAGTTTTAGGTCAAGCATTACTCGCTAAGCGCATGGGTAAAAATGAGATCATCGCAGAGACAGGCGCAGGTCAACACGGTGTTGCAACTGCGCTTGCTTGTGCACTACTCGGTCTTAAATGTCGTGTTTACATGGGTGCTAAAGATGTTGAACGTCAAAGCCCTAACGTATTTCGCATGAAGTTGATGGGTGCAGAAGTTATTCCTGTCCACTCAGGCTCCGCAACCTTAAAAGATGCTTGTAATGAAGCAATGCGTGATTGGTCTGCAAGTTATGACAAAGCACACTACTTGCTAGGCACAGCGGCGGGTCCTCACCCATTCCCAACGATTGTACGAGAATTCCAGCATATTATTGGTGAAGAAACTAAAGCCCAGATCTTAGAGAAAGAAGGTCGCCTACCTGATGCAGTTATTGCTTGCGTCGGTGGCGGTTCCAACGCAATTGGTATGTTTTCAGATTTCATTGAAGAAACAGATGTGAAACTGATTGGTGTAGAGCCTGCCGGTAAAGGTTTAGATACCGATATGCATGGTGCGCCTCTTAAACACGGTACATTAGGTATTTTCTTTGGTATGAAAGCACCACTGATGCAAGATCAACACGGTCAAGTTGAAGAGTCTTACTCTGTATCAGCAGGTCTTGATTTCCCATCTGTCGGTCCACAACATGCTCACTTAAATGCAACAGGTCGTGCTGAATACGGCTCTGTGACTGATGATGAAGCACTAGATGCATTCCAATTGCTTGCACGTAAAGAAGGGATCATTCCTGCGCTTGAGTCTGCTCATGCATTAGCTTATGCAATGAAGCTTATTCATGCAGAGCCAGAAAAAGAACAATTGCTAGTGGTTAACTTATCAGGTCGTGGTGACAAGGATATCTTTACTGTTCACGATATTTTGCAGGAAAAAGGAGCATTATAA
- the trpA gene encoding tryptophan synthase subunit alpha gives MDRYQQLFSTLAERNEGAFVPFVTIGDPTPEQSMKIIDTLVESGADALELGIPFSDPLADGPTIQGATIRALESGTTPTLCFELLTQIRQKYPDVPVGLLMYANLVFAAGIDNFYQQCAKAGVDSVLIADVPVNASQEFRDAANKYGVHPIFIAPPNADDATLQAVSELGGGYTYLLSRAGVTGAETKAGMPINHLLSSLKAHNAPPAILGFGISSPEQVKEAITAGAAGAISGSAVVKIIEQNLENNTVMLEKLSAFISSMKAASK, from the coding sequence ATGGATCGTTATCAACAATTATTCAGCACATTAGCTGAGCGCAATGAAGGCGCTTTTGTGCCTTTTGTTACCATTGGCGATCCAACTCCAGAGCAATCAATGAAGATCATTGATACATTGGTTGAATCTGGCGCTGATGCTTTAGAATTAGGTATTCCATTTTCTGATCCTCTCGCTGATGGTCCTACAATTCAAGGCGCAACAATTCGCGCATTAGAATCAGGCACCACACCAACTTTGTGTTTTGAATTACTAACACAAATTCGCCAAAAATACCCAGACGTGCCAGTCGGGTTATTGATGTACGCCAACCTTGTGTTTGCCGCTGGTATCGATAACTTTTATCAGCAGTGTGCAAAAGCTGGAGTGGATTCAGTATTAATTGCAGATGTTCCTGTTAATGCATCACAAGAGTTTCGTGATGCGGCAAATAAATACGGTGTTCACCCTATTTTTATTGCGCCACCTAATGCTGATGATGCAACACTACAAGCGGTCTCTGAACTCGGTGGTGGTTACACTTACCTGTTATCACGCGCAGGTGTAACGGGTGCAGAAACTAAAGCGGGAATGCCCATCAATCACTTGTTATCTAGCCTTAAAGCACATAACGCGCCGCCAGCTATTTTAGGATTTGGTATTTCTTCGCCAGAGCAAGTTAAAGAAGCGATCACTGCAGGGGCAGCGGGCGCAATCTCAGGCTCTGCAGTAGTGAAAATTATCGAGCAAAATCTTGAAAACAATACTGTAATGTTAGAAAAATTATCTGCATTCATTTCATCGATGAAAGCGGCAAGTAAATAA
- a CDS encoding dicarboxylate/amino acid:cation symporter, whose amino-acid sequence MKNIGVQVVIAMFVGAFVGAMMGHSASIFAPLGSIFIHLIKMLVIPLVAVAIISGAAGLGNSQSAGKVGIATLLFFTLTSAIAVVLALGMGHIFKPGIGIDLNAVSGLFAKTYADKGELPTFWNTVLGMIPTNVFQSLTEANILQILVFCLFFGIAVSKLEKERREPLINGINAIVDAMVWMINVVMKIAPLGVFGLMADAVGTFGFDALMVVFKLFIVYVVAIAIFGFVFYPLLVKIFSKTSALAFLSAMKKPQIVALSTASSMATLPVNMETCEKELKVRNATASFVLPLGATINMSGNAIYYGLVATFFAQIFQVDLTLGAYIAIILTSTLGAVGQAGVPGPSFLVVAVLLSAGIPIEGLPLLFALDRVFDMIRTALNITGDAACAVIVDSLIDQEPTK is encoded by the coding sequence ATGAAGAATATTGGCGTGCAAGTTGTTATTGCCATGTTTGTTGGCGCATTTGTTGGCGCTATGATGGGGCATTCTGCTTCAATTTTTGCACCGTTGGGCAGTATTTTTATTCACCTAATCAAGATGTTAGTTATTCCATTGGTCGCTGTCGCTATCATTTCAGGTGCCGCAGGATTAGGTAACAGTCAATCTGCTGGTAAAGTTGGAATAGCGACTCTGTTATTTTTTACATTAACATCCGCTATTGCTGTCGTACTTGCATTGGGAATGGGACATATTTTCAAACCCGGTATCGGTATTGATCTTAATGCGGTGTCAGGCCTCTTTGCTAAAACCTATGCCGACAAAGGCGAGCTGCCAACGTTTTGGAATACCGTATTAGGGATGATCCCGACTAACGTATTCCAGTCTTTAACCGAAGCTAATATTTTACAGATATTAGTGTTTTGTCTATTTTTTGGTATCGCTGTTTCTAAACTAGAAAAAGAACGACGTGAGCCATTAATCAACGGTATTAATGCCATCGTTGATGCAATGGTGTGGATGATTAACGTTGTTATGAAAATAGCGCCACTGGGTGTATTTGGTTTAATGGCAGATGCGGTCGGTACCTTTGGTTTTGATGCATTGATGGTCGTCTTTAAACTGTTTATTGTTTACGTTGTCGCCATTGCTATCTTCGGTTTTGTGTTCTATCCCTTACTCGTAAAAATATTCAGCAAAACCTCTGCGCTCGCTTTTTTATCCGCCATGAAAAAGCCACAGATTGTTGCCCTTTCAACCGCCTCTTCTATGGCAACATTACCGGTTAACATGGAAACTTGTGAAAAAGAGTTAAAAGTCAGAAACGCTACCGCATCATTCGTTCTGCCATTAGGGGCAACAATTAATATGAGTGGTAATGCCATTTACTATGGGTTGGTTGCAACGTTCTTTGCCCAAATATTCCAAGTTGATTTAACCTTGGGAGCCTATATCGCCATCATTCTGACATCAACTTTAGGTGCCGTTGGACAAGCAGGTGTTCCTGGCCCATCTTTTCTTGTTGTTGCCGTTTTGCTTTCAGCAGGCATTCCCATTGAAGGTCTACCTCTGTTATTTGCGCTTGATCGCGTCTTTGACATGATAAGAACGGCGCTTAATATCACTGGTGATGCTGCTTGTGCGGTGATTGTTGATAGTCTTATCGATCAAGAACCTACTAAATAA
- a CDS encoding septation protein A, with translation MKQLIDFIPLIIFFILFKTSGIFIATGALIAATAVQVALTWFIYKKVEKMQLVTFVLVAVFGGLTIFLHDENFIKWKVTIIYAIFALALLISQFMGKPLIKSMLGKEITLPESIWLRINLAWSVFFVVCAIVNIYIAFNFPLDIWVDFKVFGLLALTLLFTFLTGGYIYRHLPKSDNNQ, from the coding sequence ATGAAACAATTAATAGATTTTATCCCCCTTATAATTTTCTTTATTTTATTCAAAACGAGTGGCATTTTTATCGCCACTGGCGCTTTAATTGCAGCAACAGCGGTTCAGGTAGCGTTGACTTGGTTTATCTATAAAAAAGTCGAAAAAATGCAACTTGTTACTTTCGTATTAGTGGCTGTTTTTGGTGGTTTAACCATTTTCCTCCATGACGAAAATTTCATAAAGTGGAAAGTCACCATCATCTACGCCATCTTTGCTTTAGCATTACTTATCAGCCAATTTATGGGTAAACCACTGATCAAAAGTATGCTTGGGAAAGAAATTACCTTACCTGAATCAATTTGGTTACGTATTAACCTTGCTTGGAGTGTGTTTTTTGTTGTCTGCGCTATAGTAAACATCTATATTGCATTCAATTTCCCGCTAGATATATGGGTAGACTTTAAGGTATTTGGGCTATTAGCATTAACGCTGCTCTTTACCTTCCTCACCGGTGGCTACATTTATCGCCACTTACCGAAAAGTGACAATAACCAGTAA
- the yciA gene encoding acyl-CoA thioester hydrolase YciA, with translation MNTKNNIPRGQLLLRTLAMPADTNANGDIFGGWIMSQLDLAGAILAKEISGGRVVTVSVDKIEFKAPVSVGDVVCCYGECKRIGNTSMSVGLEVWVKPVDVEAVGDRYRVCEATFNYVAINSEGRPRPIVKAQ, from the coding sequence ATGAACACTAAAAATAATATCCCTCGCGGACAGCTTCTGCTTCGCACGCTTGCCATGCCTGCCGACACCAACGCCAATGGTGATATATTTGGTGGTTGGATCATGTCCCAATTGGATCTAGCAGGCGCAATCCTTGCTAAAGAAATTTCTGGTGGGCGTGTTGTGACTGTCTCTGTTGATAAAATAGAGTTTAAAGCCCCTGTAAGTGTTGGTGACGTGGTTTGTTGTTACGGTGAGTGTAAACGCATTGGTAATACATCTATGAGCGTAGGTCTTGAAGTTTGGGTAAAACCTGTCGATGTTGAGGCTGTCGGTGATCGATACCGTGTATGCGAAGCAACATTTAATTATGTTGCTATTAACAGTGAAGGTCGTCCTCGCCCTATCGTAAAAGCACAATAA
- a CDS encoding YciI family protein, with the protein MWYVIFSQDVENSLERRMSVREKHLARLKDLQEQGRLLVAGPMPAIDSENPGDAGFTGSTVIAEFASLEQAQQWADADPYIDAGVYANVIVKPFKKVLP; encoded by the coding sequence ATGTGGTACGTCATTTTTTCTCAAGATGTTGAAAATAGCTTAGAGCGACGTATGAGCGTTCGTGAAAAACACCTTGCACGTTTAAAAGATTTACAAGAACAAGGTCGCTTGTTAGTTGCAGGGCCTATGCCTGCTATTGATAGTGAGAATCCAGGTGATGCAGGATTTACAGGCTCGACTGTTATTGCAGAATTTGCTTCTTTAGAACAAGCACAACAATGGGCTGACGCTGACCCTTATATTGATGCTGGCGTATACGCGAATGTGATTGTGAAACCATTTAAAAAAGTGCTTCCGTAA